One window from the genome of Helicoverpa zea isolate HzStark_Cry1AcR chromosome 6, ilHelZeax1.1, whole genome shotgun sequence encodes:
- the LOC124631435 gene encoding protein lin-7 homolog C, translating into MSSTGEQLTLARDIKRAIELLEKLQQSGEVPATKLAALQKVLQSDFLNAVREVYEHVYETVDIQGSADIRASATAKATVAAFAAAEGHAHPRVVELPKTEEGLGFNVMGGKEQNSPIYISRIIPGGVADRHGGLKRGDQLLSVNGVSVEGENHEKAVELLKQAVGSVKLVVRYTPKVLEEMEMRFDKQRTARRRTNYN; encoded by the coding sequence ATGAGTAGTACAGGGGAGCAGTTAACCTTAGCTAGAGACATAAAACGAGCCATCGAATTGCTCGAAAAACTTCAACAAAGTGGTGAAGTTCCTGCTACAAAGCTGGCAGCGCTGCAAAAAGTGCTTCAAAGTGATTTCTTAAACGCTGTTCGTGAGGTTTATGAGCACGTTTACGAGACCGTTGATATCCAAGGGTCGGCGGACATCAGAGCCTCTGCTACGGCCAAGGCCACAGTGGCCGCATTTGCAGCAGCCGAAGGTCATGCACATCCAAGGGTTGTCGAACTACCAAAGACAGAGGAAGGTCTAGGCTTCAACGTTATGGGTGGAAAAGAACAAAACTCCCCCATTTACATATCGCGTATAATTCCTGGCGGCGTTGCTGATCGCCATGGCGGTCTGAAAAGAGGCGACCAGTTATTATCAGTCAATGGAGTGTCAGTAGAGGGTGAAAACCACGAAAAGGCTGTAGAATTACTGAAGCAAGCTGTTGGTTCTGTGAAACTGGTTGTGAGATACACTCCCAAAGTTTTAGAAGAGATGGAAATGAGATTTGACAAGCAGAGGACTGCTAGGCGACGCACCAATTACAACTAA